The proteins below are encoded in one region of Magnetospirillum sp. XM-1:
- a CDS encoding efflux RND transporter permease subunit, with product MIAAIIRWSAKNVFLVLLATLFIIGAGTLAVKRLPLDALPDLSDVQVILYTEVPGQAPQVVEDQVTYPLTTAMLSVPRSKTVRGFSFFGVSFVYIIFEDGTDIYWARSRVLEYLSFAAKRLPPGITPTLGPDATGVGWVYQYVVLAKDRTLAELRTTQDWYLRYQLAKAEGVAEIASVGGFVQQYQVVVDPQRLQAYNIPLAKITDVIRKSNIDVGGRVVELAETEFVVRGRGYLRGIADIEQLVLKSERGTPVLLRDVARVELGPDERRGLTELNGEGEVVSGIVLQRFGQNALDVIERVKAKIAEVSSGLPEGVTIKAVYDRSDLILRAVETLKGTLIEESIIVALVCVVFLLHIRSALVAIIMLPVGVLIAVMVMEALGMTSNIMSLGGIAIAVGAMVDAAIVMIENAHKHLERMKPGDSRAEALIAAAIEVGPSLFFGLLIITVSFLPVFTLEAQEGRLFKPLAFTKTFSMAGAALLSITLVPVLMMLFIRGKIIPEHRNPINRAMIWAYRPMITGVMQAKVVTIAAALLALAASWYPLSRLGSEFMPTLNEGTLLYMPTTLPGLSITKAAELIQTQDKIIKSFPEVESVWGKAGRAATATDPAPTEMFETVINLKPEDQWRPGLTTDKLIAEMDKALQMPGVSNAWTMPLRARIDMLSTGIRTPIGIKVFGKDLDEMERLARQIEAVVRSVPGTTSAYAERIGGGFYLNIEPDRAQLARYGITIGDLQEVILTALGGETVTTTVEGRERFSVNVRYPREFRSDPQAIAERVLVAGMDGAQVPLGQLAKVRLSKGPAGIRTENALLSAYIYVDIRDRDIGGYVADARKAVTESVKMPPGYFVTWSGQFEYMERAIEKLKIVVPLTIAIIFLLLYLNFKRVTETLIVMLSLPFALVGGLWLQWWLGYNMSVAVAVGYIALAGVAAETGVVMLIYLDHALNELKAKRAAEGLPFTRADLYEAIMEGAVERVRPKMMTVVAIMAGLLPIMWSTGTGSEVMRRIAMPMVGGMVSSTILTLIVIPALYGLIKQRGLVNAAEPAEVQETIG from the coding sequence ATGATCGCTGCCATCATCCGCTGGTCCGCCAAGAACGTCTTCCTGGTGCTGCTGGCCACCCTGTTCATCATCGGCGCCGGTACCCTGGCGGTGAAACGGCTGCCGCTGGATGCGCTGCCCGATCTCTCCGACGTGCAGGTGATCCTCTATACCGAGGTGCCCGGCCAGGCCCCCCAGGTGGTGGAGGATCAGGTCACCTATCCGCTGACCACCGCCATGCTCAGTGTGCCCCGCTCCAAGACGGTGCGCGGCTTCTCGTTCTTCGGCGTCAGCTTCGTCTACATCATCTTCGAGGACGGCACCGACATCTACTGGGCGCGCTCCCGCGTGCTGGAATATCTCAGCTTCGCCGCCAAGCGCCTGCCGCCCGGCATCACCCCCACCCTGGGGCCTGACGCCACCGGCGTGGGCTGGGTCTACCAGTACGTGGTGCTGGCCAAGGACCGGACCCTGGCTGAACTGCGCACCACCCAGGACTGGTACCTGCGCTATCAGCTGGCCAAGGCCGAGGGCGTCGCCGAAATCGCCAGCGTCGGCGGCTTTGTCCAGCAATATCAGGTAGTGGTCGATCCCCAGCGGCTCCAGGCCTACAACATCCCGCTGGCCAAAATCACCGACGTCATCCGCAAGAGCAATATCGACGTGGGCGGAAGGGTGGTGGAGCTGGCCGAGACCGAATTCGTGGTGCGCGGCCGGGGCTACCTGAGGGGCATCGCCGACATCGAGCAACTGGTGCTGAAGTCGGAGCGCGGCACTCCGGTGCTGCTGCGTGACGTCGCCCGCGTCGAGCTCGGTCCCGACGAGCGGCGCGGCCTGACCGAGCTGAATGGCGAGGGCGAGGTGGTCAGCGGCATCGTGCTGCAACGCTTCGGCCAGAACGCGCTGGACGTCATCGAGCGGGTCAAGGCCAAGATCGCCGAGGTATCCTCCGGCCTGCCCGAGGGCGTCACCATCAAGGCGGTCTATGACCGCTCCGACCTGATCCTGCGCGCCGTCGAGACGCTAAAGGGAACGTTGATCGAGGAAAGCATCATCGTCGCCCTGGTCTGCGTAGTATTCCTGCTCCACATCCGCTCCGCCCTGGTGGCCATCATCATGCTGCCGGTCGGCGTGCTGATCGCCGTCATGGTGATGGAAGCGCTGGGGATGACGTCGAACATCATGAGCCTGGGCGGCATCGCCATCGCGGTGGGGGCCATGGTCGATGCCGCCATCGTCATGATCGAGAACGCCCACAAGCATCTGGAGCGGATGAAGCCGGGCGACAGTCGCGCAGAGGCCCTGATCGCCGCCGCCATCGAGGTGGGGCCCAGCCTGTTCTTCGGCCTGCTGATCATCACCGTGTCGTTCCTCCCCGTCTTCACCCTGGAGGCGCAGGAGGGACGGCTGTTCAAGCCGCTTGCCTTCACCAAGACCTTCTCCATGGCCGGGGCGGCGCTGCTGTCCATCACCCTGGTGCCGGTGCTGATGATGCTGTTCATCCGGGGCAAGATCATTCCCGAGCACAGGAACCCCATCAACCGCGCCATGATCTGGGCCTACCGCCCGATGATCACCGGGGTGATGCAGGCCAAGGTCGTCACCATCGCCGCCGCTCTCCTGGCCCTGGCTGCCTCGTGGTACCCGCTGTCCAGGCTGGGCAGCGAGTTCATGCCGACCCTCAACGAGGGCACCCTGCTCTACATGCCGACCACCCTGCCGGGCCTGTCCATCACCAAGGCGGCCGAGCTGATCCAGACCCAGGACAAGATCATCAAGAGCTTTCCCGAGGTGGAGTCGGTGTGGGGCAAGGCGGGGCGCGCCGCCACCGCCACCGATCCGGCGCCCACCGAGATGTTCGAGACGGTGATCAACCTCAAGCCCGAGGACCAGTGGCGCCCCGGCCTGACCACCGACAAGCTGATCGCCGAGATGGACAAGGCCTTGCAGATGCCCGGCGTCTCCAACGCCTGGACCATGCCGCTGCGCGCCCGCATCGACATGCTGTCCACCGGCATCCGCACCCCCATCGGCATCAAGGTGTTCGGCAAGGATCTCGACGAGATGGAGCGCCTCGCCCGCCAGATCGAGGCGGTGGTGCGCAGCGTGCCCGGCACCACCTCGGCCTATGCCGAGCGCATCGGCGGCGGCTTCTACCTCAACATCGAGCCCGACCGCGCCCAACTGGCCCGCTACGGCATCACCATCGGCGATCTGCAGGAGGTGATCCTCACCGCGCTGGGCGGCGAGACGGTGACCACCACGGTGGAGGGGCGCGAGCGCTTCTCGGTCAACGTCCGCTATCCCCGCGAGTTCCGCTCCGACCCCCAGGCCATCGCCGAGCGGGTGCTGGTGGCGGGCATGGATGGCGCCCAGGTGCCGCTGGGCCAGCTGGCCAAGGTACGCCTGTCCAAGGGCCCCGCCGGCATCCGCACCGAGAACGCCCTGCTGTCGGCCTACATCTATGTCGACATCCGCGACCGCGACATCGGCGGCTATGTGGCCGATGCCAGAAAGGCGGTTACCGAGTCGGTCAAGATGCCGCCCGGCTATTTCGTCACCTGGTCGGGCCAGTTCGAGTACATGGAGCGCGCCATCGAGAAGCTGAAGATCGTGGTGCCGCTGACCATCGCCATCATCTTCCTGCTGCTCTACCTCAACTTCAAGCGGGTGACCGAGACCCTGATCGTCATGCTGTCGCTGCCCTTCGCCCTGGTGGGCGGGCTGTGGCTGCAATGGTGGCTAGGTTACAACATGAGCGTGGCGGTGGCGGTGGGCTACATCGCCCTGGCCGGCGTCGCCGCCGAGACCGGGGTGGTGATGCTGATCTATCTCGACCACGCCTTGAACGAACTGAAGGCCAAGCGTGCCGCCGAGGGGCTGCCCTTCACCCGCGCCGACCTCTATGAAGCCATCATGGAAGGCGCGGTGGAGCGGGTGCGGCCCAAGATGATGACCGTGGTGGCGATCATGGCCGGTCTGCTGCCCATCATGTGGAGCACCGGCACCGGCTCGGAGGTGATGCGCCGCATCGCCATGCCCATGGTCGGCGGCATGGTGTCGTCCACCATCCTCACCCTGATCGTCATCCCCGCCCTCTACGGCCTGATCAAGCAGCGGGGATTGGTGAATGCCGCCGAACCGGCGGAAGTGCAGGAAACCATCGGGTAA
- a CDS encoding YchJ family protein, whose translation MSRILTTCPCGTDRPLDECCAPIIGGAPAPTAEALMRARYTAFVTKDIGAFLQDTLAAEKHAEFNLREVEMSARDAEGLSFNVRNVETGGEGDDTCTVEYVARFRIRGQIQAHHELASFRREDGRWLYVDGLVNPKPALRQVAKVGRNDLCPCRSGQKFKKCCGA comes from the coding sequence ATGAGTCGAATATTGACCACTTGCCCCTGCGGCACCGATCGCCCTCTCGACGAATGTTGTGCCCCCATCATTGGTGGAGCGCCTGCCCCTACCGCAGAGGCCCTGATGCGCGCCCGCTATACCGCCTTCGTCACCAAGGACATTGGTGCCTTTCTTCAGGATACCCTGGCGGCCGAGAAACACGCGGAGTTCAACCTGCGCGAGGTCGAGATGTCGGCGCGCGACGCCGAAGGCCTGAGCTTCAATGTCCGGAATGTCGAGACCGGGGGCGAAGGTGACGACACCTGTACGGTCGAATATGTCGCCCGGTTCCGCATCCGAGGGCAAATTCAGGCCCACCATGAGCTTGCCAGCTTCCGGCGCGAGGATGGCCGCTGGCTCTACGTGGACGGACTGGTGAACCCCAAGCCGGCACTCCGGCAGGTCGCAAAAGTGGGCCGAAATGACCTATGCCCGTGCCGCTCCGGCCAGAAGTTCAAGAAGTGCTGCGGAGCCTGA
- a CDS encoding YkgJ family cysteine cluster protein yields the protein MERRFACTACGKCCFGWIPLTLKDALAHAGRFPLAVVWTPIRQASKAFGITAKLGLTVRTRDKKTLAVRLTPTAYLPPSMPCPALTPDNLCAIHAEKPSRCRTMPFFPYRDEGDQAVLLVPRTGWTCDTSSSAPVVYRDKVVAERSAFDQERNELIDQAPILRAYGEWLMASEPTMAENLARAAQKPGGGHAAVSFASLLRRLGDVDKSAIAQAQLAVLAVFIERVADHPTLADYHRNYADWAWEMERLAGW from the coding sequence ATGGAACGCAGGTTTGCCTGTACTGCCTGCGGGAAGTGTTGTTTTGGCTGGATCCCGCTGACGCTTAAGGATGCCTTGGCCCATGCCGGACGCTTCCCGCTGGCCGTGGTGTGGACACCCATCCGGCAGGCCAGCAAGGCATTCGGCATCACCGCCAAGTTGGGGCTGACCGTGCGGACGCGGGACAAGAAGACGCTCGCTGTGCGTTTAACGCCCACGGCTTACCTCCCGCCGTCGATGCCCTGTCCGGCGCTGACCCCGGACAACCTCTGCGCTATCCACGCCGAAAAGCCCTCCCGCTGCCGGACTATGCCGTTCTTCCCCTACCGGGACGAAGGCGACCAAGCCGTCTTGCTGGTGCCTCGGACTGGGTGGACCTGCGATACCTCGTCGTCGGCGCCTGTCGTCTACCGCGACAAGGTGGTGGCCGAGCGCTCTGCCTTCGATCAGGAACGTAACGAGCTGATCGACCAGGCGCCGATTTTGCGGGCCTATGGGGAATGGCTCATGGCTTCGGAGCCCACCATGGCCGAGAACCTGGCTCGTGCCGCGCAGAAGCCGGGTGGCGGCCATGCCGCAGTCAGTTTTGCGTCCCTTCTGCGTCGGTTGGGCGATGTCGACAAGAGTGCCATCGCCCAGGCGCAGCTTGCTGTGCTGGCGGTATTCATTGAAAGGGTGGCCGATCACCCAACCCTCGCCGACTACCACAGGAACTACGCTGATTGGGCATGGGAAATGGAACGATTGGCGGGGTGGTGA
- a CDS encoding TolC family protein — protein MSRLRSLFLLLPFLPASVALAAPLGEAEALRAAMDTHSSIESARSAMTAARGIQAEADFLLPGNPAIRVERTTDRWHHNNGAREWVAEISAPIWMPGQASGRQAVATAKLSEAGADVEAARWALAGAVRKAYWKAWETQELLKAAKARHDRTKALLAAAERQVKAKEMRELDARTIAGEVLADRQVIARRQGEYESALAVMTELTGLAPAAFGELQAPDPTSPPSQLAALVEETRPDLKALRSRLEGGRANVDLQEARALPNPELSLAIKRSSTDYDSTYDDSVILGIKMPIPVVNRNQREVMAAVADLGRNRAEYQLAVNKARRELAQAESGWRTAWRQWQDAEDALRLTSETLASIEKGFSAGEVSSIGLIQEKRRWGEAIESSSTAAAAVAIAKAAWEQAAGATSIPVQ, from the coding sequence ATGTCCCGCCTTCGATCTCTGTTTCTGTTGCTGCCTTTCCTACCCGCATCCGTCGCCCTGGCTGCCCCCCTGGGTGAAGCCGAGGCACTGCGTGCGGCCATGGATACCCACTCCTCCATAGAATCCGCCCGATCAGCGATGACCGCCGCCCGTGGCATTCAGGCCGAAGCAGACTTCCTGTTGCCCGGCAATCCGGCAATCCGGGTGGAGCGGACGACCGACCGCTGGCACCACAATAATGGTGCGCGCGAATGGGTGGCTGAGATCAGCGCTCCGATTTGGATGCCCGGTCAGGCGAGCGGGCGCCAAGCCGTGGCAACAGCCAAACTGAGCGAGGCCGGAGCCGATGTGGAAGCCGCACGCTGGGCGCTGGCCGGGGCTGTGCGCAAAGCCTATTGGAAAGCCTGGGAGACACAGGAACTGTTGAAGGCGGCGAAAGCGCGCCATGACCGCACCAAGGCTCTATTGGCGGCCGCCGAGAGACAGGTCAAGGCCAAGGAGATGCGGGAACTCGATGCCCGCACCATTGCCGGTGAGGTTCTGGCCGACCGCCAAGTGATCGCCCGGCGCCAGGGCGAATACGAATCCGCCCTGGCGGTGATGACGGAACTAACTGGTCTTGCCCCTGCGGCGTTCGGTGAGCTGCAAGCCCCCGATCCGACCTCTCCCCCGTCGCAACTTGCGGCCTTGGTCGAGGAGACTCGTCCCGACCTCAAGGCGCTTCGTAGCCGTCTGGAAGGAGGGCGCGCCAATGTCGATCTCCAGGAAGCGCGTGCGCTGCCCAATCCCGAACTATCGCTGGCGATCAAGCGGAGCAGCACCGATTACGACAGCACCTATGACGATTCGGTCATTCTGGGCATCAAGATGCCGATCCCGGTTGTAAATCGAAACCAGCGCGAGGTGATGGCGGCGGTTGCCGACCTCGGCCGGAACCGGGCCGAATACCAGTTAGCCGTCAACAAGGCCCGACGGGAATTGGCACAGGCCGAAAGCGGGTGGCGAACCGCCTGGCGGCAATGGCAGGACGCCGAGGATGCGTTGCGCCTGACTTCGGAAACGCTGGCCTCGATTGAGAAGGGCTTCAGCGCCGGGGAGGTTTCCTCCATCGGTCTCATTCAAGAAAAGCGCCGCTGGGGCGAGGCGATAGAGTCCAGCAGCACTGCCGCCGCCGCCGTCGCCATCGCCAAGGCGGCCTGGGAGCAGGCAGCCGGTGCTACTTCCATCCCCGTGCAGTAG
- a CDS encoding efflux RND transporter periplasmic adaptor subunit, whose amino-acid sequence MIHMKQIRTCLAALLLAVALPSAVLAHGGEDHGTPATAPAPTVTEQYGFGAEGTAFQAVLFPANGKSVLYLADADTNAPVAGATINAEATDWQGQAKPTRDAGVYELAWSVPEGGVDMTLIVSASGKDDLILLQAVGRRVAVQPINTNHEPGGNWKMLGLAGGVGAILLVGGVALIQRNRKAAVAMLTLGLLGFSDPSFGHGGEDHGDAPAAPPQAQPGTPVAMSKPTQFMLGIRTVKVERREAADSVRVIGRVIADPAGYARVQPSQPARIVSDPAHAIPIPGQAVKRGQVLAVLEPTLSTLEKGDKRGLLSRVDSEINITERELARQVTLGDLVPAKLVETTRIRLDQLRKERGQITGTALGRELLTAPVDGIVTDVHVVPGEVVAPDRVLVEIVDPTRLRIEAVIHDLPVAHRISGATAASKLVPDRTFPLTLLGRSPKIDPVDQGIHAIFQVASDQAEALNIGMPVDVFLATGATRLRTAVPRDSIAELGGRQVVFVRTAPEAFEIRPVKIERVIGSLAEIAEGVKPGDRVVTQGIEQLRAGR is encoded by the coding sequence ATGATCCACATGAAGCAGATCCGCACCTGCCTTGCCGCCCTGCTGCTGGCCGTGGCGCTGCCGTCGGCAGTACTCGCCCATGGCGGCGAGGATCACGGTACGCCCGCCACAGCTCCGGCACCGACTGTCACCGAGCAATACGGTTTCGGCGCGGAGGGAACGGCGTTTCAGGCCGTTCTATTCCCGGCCAACGGCAAGAGCGTCCTCTATCTGGCCGATGCCGACACCAATGCACCGGTTGCCGGCGCCACCATCAATGCCGAGGCGACCGATTGGCAAGGGCAGGCCAAGCCGACCCGGGACGCGGGCGTCTATGAATTGGCCTGGTCTGTACCGGAGGGCGGGGTCGATATGACTCTGATCGTCTCGGCCTCTGGCAAGGACGACCTGATTTTGCTCCAGGCGGTGGGACGGCGAGTGGCCGTTCAGCCGATCAACACTAACCATGAACCTGGGGGAAACTGGAAGATGCTCGGCCTGGCGGGCGGGGTCGGCGCGATATTACTGGTCGGCGGCGTCGCACTGATCCAGCGCAATCGCAAGGCCGCCGTGGCAATGCTGACCCTCGGCCTGCTCGGCTTTTCCGATCCGTCCTTCGGCCATGGCGGAGAGGATCATGGCGACGCCCCCGCCGCACCGCCCCAGGCCCAGCCGGGGACCCCGGTCGCCATGTCCAAGCCGACCCAGTTCATGCTGGGCATCCGTACTGTGAAGGTCGAGCGGCGCGAGGCCGCCGATTCCGTCCGGGTCATCGGGCGGGTGATCGCCGACCCTGCCGGCTACGCCCGGGTGCAGCCCTCACAGCCCGCCCGCATCGTTTCAGACCCTGCTCATGCGATCCCGATTCCTGGTCAGGCGGTCAAACGTGGACAGGTGCTGGCCGTGCTGGAACCTACTCTGTCCACCCTGGAAAAGGGTGACAAGCGCGGCTTGCTGTCCCGAGTGGACAGCGAAATCAACATCACCGAACGGGAACTGGCGCGCCAGGTAACACTCGGCGATCTGGTTCCGGCCAAGCTGGTCGAGACCACCCGCATCCGGCTCGACCAGTTGCGCAAGGAACGTGGACAAATCACCGGTACCGCCCTGGGGCGCGAGTTGCTGACCGCTCCGGTGGACGGCATCGTGACCGACGTCCATGTGGTTCCCGGTGAAGTGGTCGCCCCCGACCGCGTGCTGGTGGAAATCGTCGATCCGACCCGGCTGCGGATCGAGGCGGTCATTCATGACCTGCCCGTCGCCCACCGGATCTCTGGAGCCACCGCCGCCAGCAAGCTGGTGCCCGACCGCACCTTTCCACTGACGCTTCTGGGACGTAGCCCCAAGATCGACCCGGTGGACCAGGGCATCCACGCCATCTTCCAGGTGGCGTCCGATCAGGCGGAAGCCTTGAACATCGGCATGCCGGTGGACGTATTCCTTGCCACCGGCGCCACCCGCCTGCGTACCGCCGTGCCACGCGATTCCATCGCTGAACTCGGCGGACGCCAGGTGGTGTTCGTGCGCACCGCCCCCGAGGCGTTCGAAATACGCCCGGTGAAAATAGAGCGGGTGATCGGTTCGCTGGCCGAGATCGCCGAAGGTGTCAAGCCCGGAGACCGGGTGGTGACCCAAGGCATCGAACAGCTCAGGGCGGGGAGGTAA
- a CDS encoding efflux RND transporter permease subunit, with protein sequence MFDKIIEFSLKHRLFVLAFALALTVYGTLTLAKLPVDVFPDLNRPTVTIMTEAAGLAPEEVETLVTRPIETAMNGAPGVSRVRSTSGVSLSIVYVEFDWNTEIYRNRQLVAERLATTKEQLPESITPTMGPVSSIMGEIMLVGMRSESGETSPMDVRTLADWLVRPRLLSIPGISQVIPIGGQVKQYQVLVSPSRLSAFNLSYDDLAKALAGFARNTTGGFLEQRASEFLIRNLGQTTSIEDLKETVVAWRKGAAITVGQVADVQFGPGVKRGDASVNAAPAVILAVQKQPGANTVTLTREVEKALDEMKRGLPADVKADHILFKQADFIERAVENVVEALRDGAILVAIVLFAFLMNMRTTFISLTAIPLSIVVTALVFQQMNLSINTMTLGGLAVAIGELVDDAVVDVENILRRLRENAQKAVPVPVIDVIRQASSEVRNSIVYATVIVVLVFLPLFALSGIEGRLFTPLGIAYVVSIIASLLVSLTVTPALSYYLLPNAKAIAHGDSWLVRKLKGWDTRLLHWSFDNPRKVILPAVLLVVVAAATVPFLGRAFLPAFNEGTVTVNIMLPPGSSLSESNRIGTIAEKLLLEVPEVVSTGRRTGRAELDEHAEGVHYTEIDVDLKSSERGREEILGDLRAKLSRIPGIVTNIGQPISHRLDHLLSGVRAEIAIKIFGDDLDTLRSLAEEARGRMAKVAGVADLQVEKQVLIPQLQIRLDRAEARKYGLTLDQLTETLEAALNGKTVSQVRDGQRTFKVVLRLAEDWRSHTADFRQILVDTPAGKVPLSLLAEVVETKGPNIINRDNMQRRIVVLANSQGRDMGAIIADVQKTLGEMALPQGYYVTYEGQFKSQQEASRLIALLAMVSLAGIFVVLYSHFKSAKLAAIIMANIPMALVGSVAAIWLTDQTMSVASLVGFITLTGIAARNGIMKVSHYLHLVEHEGEVFGRQMVVRGSLERLTPVLMTALVAALALVPLVLAGGEPGKEILHPVAVVIFGGLMSSTILDTIVTPVVFLLVARSSMERVASDARLKEAMA encoded by the coding sequence ATGTTCGACAAGATTATCGAGTTCAGCCTGAAACATCGGCTGTTCGTCCTCGCCTTCGCCCTGGCGCTGACGGTCTATGGGACCTTGACCTTAGCAAAATTGCCGGTTGACGTGTTTCCCGACCTTAACCGTCCCACAGTCACCATCATGACGGAGGCCGCCGGCTTGGCGCCCGAGGAGGTCGAGACCCTGGTCACCCGGCCCATCGAGACGGCCATGAACGGCGCGCCGGGCGTATCCCGCGTCCGCTCGACCTCCGGAGTCAGCCTGTCCATCGTCTACGTTGAGTTCGACTGGAACACCGAGATTTACCGCAATCGCCAGCTGGTCGCCGAGCGGCTGGCGACCACCAAGGAGCAACTGCCCGAAAGCATCACTCCCACCATGGGGCCGGTCAGCTCGATCATGGGCGAAATCATGCTGGTGGGCATGCGGTCGGAGAGCGGCGAGACCTCCCCCATGGATGTCCGCACTCTGGCCGACTGGCTGGTGCGGCCGCGCCTGTTGTCCATCCCCGGCATCAGCCAGGTCATCCCCATCGGCGGCCAAGTAAAGCAGTATCAGGTTCTGGTATCCCCGTCACGGCTGTCGGCCTTCAACCTGTCCTACGATGATCTCGCCAAGGCATTGGCCGGCTTCGCCCGCAACACCACCGGTGGCTTTCTGGAACAGCGGGCCAGCGAATTCCTGATCCGCAATCTTGGCCAGACGACAAGCATCGAGGATCTGAAGGAAACGGTGGTCGCCTGGAGGAAGGGCGCCGCCATTACCGTCGGCCAGGTCGCCGACGTCCAGTTCGGCCCCGGCGTCAAGCGCGGCGACGCCTCGGTCAACGCGGCTCCGGCGGTGATCCTGGCGGTGCAGAAGCAGCCGGGCGCCAACACCGTGACACTGACCCGCGAGGTGGAGAAGGCGCTCGACGAGATGAAGCGCGGCCTGCCCGCCGACGTGAAGGCCGACCACATTCTGTTCAAACAGGCGGATTTCATTGAGCGGGCGGTCGAGAATGTGGTGGAGGCGCTGCGTGACGGCGCCATCCTGGTGGCCATCGTGCTGTTCGCCTTCCTGATGAACATGCGCACCACTTTCATCTCGCTCACCGCCATTCCGCTGTCCATCGTGGTCACGGCGCTGGTGTTCCAGCAGATGAATCTCTCCATCAACACCATGACGCTCGGTGGTCTTGCCGTGGCGATCGGTGAACTGGTCGATGATGCGGTAGTCGATGTGGAGAATATCCTGCGCCGACTGCGCGAGAATGCGCAGAAGGCGGTGCCGGTGCCGGTGATCGACGTGATCCGGCAGGCATCGAGCGAGGTTCGCAACTCCATCGTCTACGCTACCGTGATCGTGGTGCTGGTGTTCCTGCCCCTGTTCGCGCTGTCGGGCATCGAGGGCCGCCTGTTCACGCCGCTCGGCATCGCCTACGTGGTGTCGATCATCGCCTCGCTGCTGGTGTCGCTGACCGTCACGCCTGCGCTCAGCTACTACCTGCTCCCTAACGCCAAAGCGATCGCCCATGGAGATTCCTGGCTGGTGCGGAAACTGAAGGGCTGGGACACTCGCCTGCTGCACTGGTCCTTCGACAACCCCCGCAAGGTGATCTTGCCGGCTGTCCTGTTGGTTGTGGTTGCCGCCGCTACGGTTCCCTTCCTCGGCCGCGCTTTTCTGCCCGCCTTCAACGAAGGCACGGTGACCGTCAACATCATGCTGCCTCCGGGTTCGTCGCTGTCGGAGTCCAACCGTATCGGCACCATCGCCGAGAAGCTGCTGCTGGAGGTGCCGGAAGTCGTCTCCACCGGCCGCCGCACGGGCCGTGCCGAGTTGGATGAACACGCCGAGGGTGTTCACTACACCGAGATCGACGTCGATCTGAAGTCATCGGAGCGGGGGCGCGAGGAAATTCTGGGCGACCTGCGCGCCAAGCTTTCCCGCATTCCCGGCATCGTCACCAATATCGGCCAGCCCATTTCGCATCGCCTCGATCATCTGTTGTCGGGCGTGCGAGCCGAGATCGCCATCAAAATCTTCGGTGATGATCTGGACACCCTGCGCTCACTGGCCGAGGAAGCAAGGGGACGTATGGCCAAGGTGGCCGGCGTCGCCGACCTTCAGGTCGAAAAGCAGGTACTGATCCCCCAGCTTCAGATACGCCTGGACCGGGCCGAGGCCAGGAAATACGGGTTGACCCTCGACCAACTGACGGAAACGTTGGAGGCGGCCTTGAACGGCAAGACCGTCAGCCAGGTCCGCGACGGCCAGCGCACATTCAAGGTGGTGCTGCGGCTGGCGGAGGACTGGCGCTCGCACACCGCCGACTTCCGTCAGATTCTGGTGGACACTCCCGCCGGCAAGGTCCCGCTGTCGCTGCTGGCCGAGGTGGTAGAGACCAAGGGGCCCAACATCATCAACCGTGACAACATGCAGCGACGCATCGTTGTCCTGGCCAACAGCCAGGGGCGCGACATGGGCGCCATCATCGCCGACGTGCAGAAGACCTTGGGCGAGATGGCGTTGCCGCAGGGCTACTACGTGACCTACGAGGGCCAGTTCAAAAGCCAGCAGGAAGCAAGCCGCCTGATCGCGCTTCTGGCGATGGTGTCGCTCGCCGGCATCTTCGTGGTGCTCTATAGCCACTTCAAGTCGGCCAAGCTGGCGGCAATCATCATGGCCAACATCCCCATGGCCCTGGTGGGCAGCGTTGCCGCCATCTGGCTGACCGACCAAACGATGAGCGTCGCCAGCCTGGTGGGTTTCATCACGCTGACCGGCATCGCCGCCCGCAACGGCATCATGAAGGTGTCGCACTACCTGCATCTTGTCGAGCACGAAGGCGAGGTTTTTGGGCGGCAAATGGTGGTGCGCGGCTCACTGGAACGCTTGACTCCGGTCTTGATGACCGCGCTGGTGGCAGCGCTGGCCCTGGTACCGCTGGTGCTGGCCGGTGGCGAGCCGGGCAAGGAGATTCTTCACCCAGTGGCGGTGGTGATCTTCGGTGGCCTGATGTCATCCACCATCCTCGATACCATCGTCACCCCGGTCGTGTTCCTGCTGGTTGCCCGTTCCTCGATGGAAAGGGTGGCTAGTGACGCTCGACTCAAAGAGGCCATGGCATGA